One segment of Bradyrhizobium sp. CB2312 DNA contains the following:
- a CDS encoding class I SAM-dependent methyltransferase has protein sequence MRPIRHDSSIVEFQRKRSGDSAAFLVPFLTSGMILLDAGCGPGTITAALAGVVAKAVGVDIEPNAIVAANRLAAAEGLTNLAFVEADITALPFENESFDAVFFHAVLYHQSHAVLARALAEARRLLKPGGLIATRDADIGGNVLHPDIDGVRLALDLWQRWYEHGDPDALRFGRRQGSILRAHGFTPVWAGASYVNHSADAASRTEAVTDARRSLLGLGPQLVAKGLATDDEIQAALTGWDAWGRDPDAVYFRCRCECVARKD, from the coding sequence ATGCGGCCGATACGGCACGACAGTTCCATCGTGGAGTTTCAGCGGAAGCGGAGCGGTGATTCCGCCGCCTTTCTCGTCCCGTTCCTGACGTCGGGCATGATCCTGCTCGATGCCGGCTGTGGGCCCGGGACCATCACGGCGGCGCTCGCGGGCGTCGTCGCAAAGGCAGTCGGCGTCGACATCGAGCCGAATGCGATCGTTGCCGCCAATCGGCTGGCAGCAGCGGAAGGCTTGACCAATCTGGCCTTTGTCGAAGCCGACATCACCGCGCTTCCCTTCGAGAACGAGTCGTTCGATGCGGTGTTCTTTCATGCGGTGCTCTACCATCAGAGCCATGCGGTGCTGGCGCGAGCGCTGGCAGAAGCCCGGCGGTTGCTGAAGCCCGGTGGCCTCATCGCGACGCGTGACGCCGATATCGGCGGCAACGTCCTTCATCCTGACATCGATGGCGTGCGCCTCGCGCTCGATCTCTGGCAGCGCTGGTACGAGCACGGTGATCCGGACGCGCTTCGCTTCGGCCGGCGGCAGGGCTCGATTCTTCGCGCTCACGGTTTTACGCCGGTCTGGGCCGGTGCGAGCTATGTCAATCATAGCGCCGATGCTGCGAGCCGCACCGAAGCCGTCACCGATGCGCGGCGGAGCTTGCTCGGTCTCGGGCCGCAGCTCGTTGCGAAGGGGCTCGCAACCGACGATGAGATCCAGGCTGCGCTGACCGGATGGGACGCCTGGGGGCGCGATCCGGACGCTGTCTATTTCAGATGCCGGTGCGAATGCGTCGCGCGCAAGGATTGA